In the genome of Misgurnus anguillicaudatus chromosome 11, ASM2758022v2, whole genome shotgun sequence, one region contains:
- the LOC129415954 gene encoding uncharacterized protein: protein MMTSTVRTFTGEYGLRRTRVRSKFLDDYCVGQLSVSRSRVSKVADLPVMVDVTGLDHTYSCISRAVQPPKKRKRDAELQEDHQTLEDRYMHNTAVIPDLCPALFRPPVSALSADRAPEEPLYINGRTVEDFQEIYHSTVDPLLRLPSGRLRPYSLDLGLRIKQRLWEALNRPSFCEEEQADGSLRIREIFSTPGAAPPRIEVDISGEPSPKRY, encoded by the exons ATGATGACGAGCACGGTGAGGACCTTCACAGGTGAGTATGGCCTCCGAAGGACACGAGTTCGTTCAAAATTTTTGGATGATTACTGTGTAGGCCAGTTGAGTGTTTCCAGGTCGAGGGTGTCGAAGGTAGCTGACCTCCCAGTGATGGTGGACGTGACCGGGTTGGACCACACCTACAGCTGCATCTCCAGAGCCGTTCAGCCACCGAAGAAGAGGAAGAGAGATGCTGAGCTGCAGGAGGACCACCAGACGCTGGAGGACAGGTACATGCACAACACCGCTGTTATTCCTGACCTTTGTCCAGCACTTTTCAGGCCTCCGGTCTCAGCACTATCCGCGGACAGGGCACCAGAGGAACCTCTCTACATCAACGGCCGCACCGTGGAGGACTTTCAG GAGATCTATCACTCCACGGTGGATCCCCTCCTACGGTTGCCCTCTGGTCGGCTTCGTCCCTACAGCCTGGATCTGGGTCTGAGGATCAAGCAGCGCCTGTGGGAAGCACTCAACCGTCCCAGCTTTTGTGAGGAAGAGCAGGCTGATGGATCCCTCCGCATCAGAGAGATCTTCTCCACACCAGGAGCTGCTCCTCCTCGCATTGAAGTGGACATCAGTGGAGAGCCTTCTCCCAAGAGGTACTGA